A single window of Selenomonas sputigena DNA harbors:
- a CDS encoding type I restriction-modification system subunit M/S, with protein MALETSSQAPFMLLSKEELLALKDMPNKDVARDGMNLLRAKFVPDLADFVSFALLAYWKKSVPDDNKETLRNLTEWLVEDDSVKIKLRNVLGNCFREIIAFADEWSSKELLAVIVNDFSWYAKNDGKRSGLSDTPKPFAYIARELLCIGAGETVLDYCSGTAGFILDAYLHTEAAKYYGTEISTEAAIVSKIRALFLGDALFIRQGNSVTAELNADKVFADPPFGMKDDYGIEKWRPQDTGLALVYESIPRTRRMDWAFVLSALTRQKDGGRTVILTYDSLLFRASKGEQEMRRRLVKSGRLESVIALPQGILPATNILCDLLVFSHGNTSVKMVDARDCRVKERFTSEMTQENLDEVLRRVSEVTDYSRTVSHEEIAEREYGLSPVDYMASARIKVENGVPLGNLLISLERGQLVPAAKLEALSTKEETEFQYLMLKDVEDDAIRTPLPYLTDIPEAWDKYCVTTGSLVISRSAPIKVAIIPDLKGKKVLANGNMYFMKLDENRVNSIYVLCYLKSREGIKQIEFLSKGCSITTLSIKDLQKILIPMLPIEEQAELAEKYTSLRRHIASLKRQERELEGKIASLIEEVH; from the coding sequence GTGGCTCTCGAAACATCAAGTCAAGCGCCGTTCATGTTGCTTTCTAAAGAAGAACTGCTTGCCTTGAAAGACATGCCCAACAAGGATGTGGCGCGGGATGGCATGAATCTGCTTCGAGCAAAATTCGTGCCTGATTTGGCGGATTTCGTGTCTTTTGCGTTATTGGCATATTGGAAGAAGTCTGTTCCAGACGATAATAAAGAGACCTTGAGGAATTTGACAGAGTGGTTGGTAGAAGATGATTCTGTAAAGATAAAGCTTCGTAATGTATTAGGAAACTGTTTCCGTGAAATCATCGCATTTGCTGATGAATGGAGTTCGAAGGAACTGCTTGCCGTGATTGTGAATGATTTCTCGTGGTATGCTAAAAATGATGGAAAGCGAAGCGGGTTGTCCGATACACCGAAGCCATTTGCATATATAGCGAGGGAATTGCTCTGTATTGGCGCGGGGGAAACGGTGCTCGACTACTGCTCGGGGACGGCAGGGTTTATCCTTGATGCCTATCTGCACACAGAAGCTGCAAAGTATTATGGAACGGAAATTTCCACCGAGGCTGCCATTGTAAGCAAAATAAGGGCGTTGTTCTTGGGCGATGCGCTTTTTATTCGTCAAGGCAACAGCGTGACTGCTGAACTCAATGCGGATAAAGTATTCGCTGACCCGCCCTTTGGCATGAAAGATGATTATGGCATAGAAAAATGGCGGCCACAAGATACCGGCCTCGCCCTTGTTTATGAAAGCATTCCCAGAACCCGGCGTATGGATTGGGCATTTGTGCTGTCTGCTCTTACCAGACAAAAAGACGGCGGGAGAACGGTCATATTGACCTACGACAGCCTGTTGTTCCGAGCCTCTAAGGGCGAGCAGGAAATGCGTCGTAGACTTGTGAAAAGCGGACGTTTGGAGTCAGTTATTGCTTTGCCTCAAGGGATTCTTCCTGCGACCAATATTCTGTGTGACTTGTTGGTGTTTAGTCATGGCAATACCAGCGTAAAGATGGTGGATGCAAGAGATTGCAGAGTAAAAGAGCGTTTCACCAGCGAAATGACGCAGGAAAACCTGGATGAAGTTTTGCGGCGAGTGAGCGAAGTGACGGACTACAGCCGCACGGTATCCCACGAGGAGATTGCCGAGCGGGAATATGGTCTAAGCCCCGTGGATTATATGGCGTCTGCTCGTATCAAGGTTGAAAATGGTGTACCCTTGGGGAATTTACTTATTTCGTTAGAACGAGGGCAGCTTGTGCCGGCGGCAAAGCTGGAGGCGCTTTCCACCAAGGAAGAAACAGAATTTCAATATCTCATGCTTAAGGACGTCGAGGATGATGCCATCCGCACGCCTCTGCCATACTTGACAGACATACCGGAAGCATGGGACAAGTACTGTGTAACGACAGGAAGTCTGGTCATATCTCGCAGTGCGCCGATAAAGGTCGCCATCATTCCCGATTTGAAGGGGAAGAAGGTTCTAGCCAACGGCAATATGTATTTTATGAAACTTGACGAGAACCGTGTAAACTCCATCTATGTGCTTTGCTACCTAAAAAGTCGGGAGGGTATCAAGCAAATAGAATTTCTATCAAAAGGCTGTTCTATTACAACGCTTTCCATTAAGGACTTGCAAAAGATTCTCATCCCTATGCTACCTATCGAGGAACAGGCAGAGCTTGCGGAGAAATATACATCGCTCCGCCGTCACATTGCCTCGCTGAAACGACAAGAGCGTGAATTGGAGGGTAAAATTGCCTCCCTCATAGAGGAGGTGCATTGA
- a CDS encoding type I restriction-modification system subunit M N-terminal domain-containing protein, which yields MAVKKSELYSLLWEACNKLRGGVEPARYKDYVLVLLFFKYVSDRYKGERRADFTVNQGASFDELIEAKYTPNVAETVDKILQKFLEDNHLSGALPDVNFNNPDELGTGKELVDKVSGLIAIFENPAIEFKSNRASGDDIIGDAYEYFMMKFAQESGKSKGQFYTPSEVSRIIARLIGIGDIKPSLTKKWTLYDKSTARMIHLKWRRSALKSLEFGGFTGYSGKAA from the coding sequence ATGGCTGTGAAAAAATCAGAATTGTATTCGCTCCTATGGGAGGCTTGCAATAAACTTCGGGGAGGCGTGGAGCCTGCCCGCTATAAGGATTATGTTCTTGTGCTGCTGTTTTTCAAATATGTGTCCGACCGATACAAAGGGGAGCGGCGCGCCGATTTTACGGTAAACCAAGGCGCGTCCTTCGATGAACTCATTGAGGCAAAATACACACCTAATGTGGCGGAGACGGTGGATAAAATCCTCCAGAAGTTCTTGGAGGACAACCATCTTTCCGGCGCTCTGCCGGACGTCAATTTCAATAACCCGGACGAACTTGGTACGGGCAAGGAACTGGTGGACAAGGTGTCCGGACTGATCGCCATATTCGAAAATCCTGCCATTGAATTCAAGAGCAATCGCGCCAGCGGCGATGACATCATCGGTGACGCCTACGAATATTTCATGATGAAGTTCGCCCAAGAGTCCGGCAAGAGCAAGGGCCAGTTTTATACCCCTAGCGAAGTCTCCCGCATTATTGCCCGCTTGATTGGCATTGGGGACATCAAGCCCAGCCTCACGAAGAAGTGGACGCTTTACGACAAAAGCACCGCGAGAATGATACACCTGAAATGGCGCAGAAGTGCCTTGAAATCACTGGAATTCGGAGGTTTTACAGGTTATTCGGGCAAGGCAGCATAG